From Psychroflexus torquis ATCC 700755, the proteins below share one genomic window:
- a CDS encoding cell division ATP-binding protein FtsE, translating into MSDTILELNNASIFQRENLILSDVNIEIKKGEFVYLIGKTGTGKSSFMKTLYGDLPLKSGSGQIVDIDLQSLKEKEIPYLRRKLGVVFQDFKLLNDRNVKENLIFVLKATGWKDKTKMDQKIEDVLDKVEMKTKSFKFPYQLSGGEQQRVAIARALLNDPELILADEPTGNLDPQTSVEVMQVLQDINKNGNTILMATHDYALLLKYPSKTLKCDGQRLFEVVQKKQQQH; encoded by the coding sequence ATGTCAGATACCATTCTAGAACTCAATAATGCCAGTATATTTCAACGAGAAAACCTTATACTTTCTGATGTAAACATAGAAATTAAAAAAGGAGAATTCGTTTATCTTATAGGTAAAACAGGAACTGGTAAGAGCAGCTTTATGAAAACACTCTATGGAGATTTACCTCTAAAAAGTGGATCTGGACAAATTGTCGATATTGATTTACAAAGCTTAAAAGAAAAGGAAATTCCTTATCTAAGGAGAAAGCTAGGAGTTGTCTTTCAGGACTTTAAGCTATTAAACGATAGAAATGTCAAGGAAAATTTAATATTCGTCTTAAAAGCTACTGGTTGGAAAGACAAGACTAAAATGGATCAGAAAATTGAGGACGTTTTGGATAAAGTAGAGATGAAAACCAAAAGCTTTAAATTTCCTTACCAACTTTCTGGTGGTGAACAGCAGCGTGTAGCTATAGCTAGAGCTTTACTTAATGATCCAGAACTCATCTTAGCAGATGAGCCTACTGGAAACTTAGACCCACAAACCTCTGTGGAAGTTATGCAAGTCTTACAAGACATAAATAAGAATGGAAATACGATTTTGATGGCTACTCACGATTATGCTTTGTTGCTAAAATACCCTTCAAAAACATTAAAATGTGATGGACAACGTCTTTTTGAAGTAGTTCAAAAGAAACAACAACAGCATTAA
- the proC gene encoding pyrroline-5-carboxylate reductase — protein MKVLVIGAGNMGLTYSEGMAKSPLLNRKNLMIHDVSEDLLKKLSEVSYYDTFDNLQDCVPNADVVFLAVKPYHSEELFERMKPMLDEQQIIVSLMAGVTIENIQNGLNVKKVVRTMPNLPAKVGKGVTSYTESKEVSRVELLMIRNLLDTTGQSIRVKNEDFINKSTGISGSGPAYIFYFMASMLDAAKKMGFSDHDSKILVSNTFEGAVHLFNESDLSPEKWMDRVASKGGTTRAALDSMDDNNVKQLIQDAAYAAFNRAVELGDE, from the coding sequence ATGAAAGTATTAGTAATTGGAGCGGGTAACATGGGATTAACTTACTCTGAAGGAATGGCAAAATCCCCTTTATTAAATAGAAAAAATCTAATGATTCATGACGTCTCAGAAGACTTATTGAAAAAACTTAGTGAAGTGTCTTACTATGACACCTTCGATAATCTACAAGATTGTGTGCCTAACGCAGATGTCGTCTTTCTAGCGGTTAAGCCTTACCACAGTGAGGAATTGTTTGAAAGAATGAAACCGATGCTGGATGAACAACAAATCATTGTATCTCTGATGGCGGGCGTTACCATCGAAAACATTCAAAATGGACTCAATGTTAAAAAAGTAGTAAGGACTATGCCCAACTTACCTGCAAAGGTTGGTAAAGGGGTAACTTCTTATACGGAATCTAAGGAAGTCTCCAGAGTAGAGTTACTTATGATTAGAAACTTACTGGATACTACAGGACAATCAATTCGTGTAAAAAATGAAGATTTTATAAATAAATCCACAGGTATTTCTGGTAGTGGACCAGCTTATATATTTTACTTTATGGCTTCCATGTTGGATGCTGCTAAGAAAATGGGATTTTCAGATCATGATTCCAAAATATTGGTGAGCAATACCTTTGAAGGTGCCGTTCATCTATTTAATGAATCTGATTTATCTCCAGAAAAGTGGATGGATCGCGTTGCATCTAAAGGTGGTACAACTAGAGCAGCACTGGACTCTATGGACGATAATAATGTAAAACAGCTCATTCAGGATGCTGCCTACGCAGCCTTTAACAGAGCTGTAGAACTTGGGGATGAGTAA
- a CDS encoding glutamate-5-semialdehyde dehydrogenase — protein sequence MKLLDTKVKNDVLQSMITIIDKRRDEIIEENKKDLESFNRNDQALYDRLVVNQSKVDGMIQAIKEVKEQEDPVGKTISEKTLDNGLKIVNKTDPFGTIMIIYESRPDVTIEAAVLAFKANNKIFLKGGKEANHSNIILEKCWHEALEENELSTDWISLLHLNREETREFLSNPPEKIDLVVPRGGDKLIDFVKRTAKGAVLVSGRGNNFLYVSPDADWDTAKKVIINAKTDKISGCNALDKVLIDSHLPDFEVKVKDLAETLENDYKVEILVDGKVEDVLDKPTLPTKDTWTEEFLALKIVLSSVESFDEAVEKINTYSGGHSSVIITEDDNKALEFMQQIDCAAVYQNASTRFTDGGQMGVGAELAISTDKLHHRGPLGLKQLVTNKYYIWGNGQIRE from the coding sequence ATGAAGTTATTAGATACAAAAGTTAAAAACGACGTTCTTCAATCGATGATAACTATTATCGATAAAAGAAGAGATGAGATTATAGAAGAAAATAAAAAAGACTTAGAATCTTTCAATAGAAATGATCAGGCCCTTTACGATAGATTGGTTGTGAATCAAAGTAAAGTTGACGGTATGATTCAAGCTATTAAGGAAGTGAAAGAACAAGAGGATCCTGTTGGAAAAACTATTTCTGAAAAAACCTTGGATAATGGTTTAAAGATTGTCAACAAAACAGACCCCTTTGGTACTATCATGATCATTTATGAATCTAGGCCAGATGTAACCATTGAAGCAGCAGTTTTAGCCTTTAAAGCGAATAATAAAATATTCTTAAAGGGTGGGAAAGAAGCGAATCATAGCAATATCATTTTAGAAAAATGCTGGCATGAAGCCTTAGAAGAAAATGAATTGTCTACAGATTGGATTTCTCTACTTCACCTCAACCGTGAAGAGACAAGAGAGTTTTTAAGCAATCCACCAGAAAAAATAGATCTAGTAGTTCCTAGAGGTGGTGATAAGTTGATAGATTTTGTAAAAAGAACAGCTAAAGGAGCTGTACTGGTTAGTGGTAGAGGAAATAACTTTTTATACGTATCTCCCGATGCAGATTGGGATACCGCTAAAAAAGTAATCATCAATGCCAAAACAGATAAAATCTCTGGATGTAATGCTCTTGATAAAGTATTAATTGACTCTCACTTGCCAGATTTTGAAGTTAAGGTTAAGGACTTAGCAGAGACTCTAGAAAATGATTATAAGGTAGAAATTCTTGTCGATGGTAAAGTGGAAGATGTTTTAGATAAACCTACACTTCCAACAAAAGATACATGGACAGAGGAATTTTTAGCTTTAAAAATAGTTTTATCTTCCGTAGAATCGTTTGATGAAGCTGTAGAGAAAATAAATACTTACTCTGGAGGTCATTCTTCTGTAATTATCACTGAAGATGATAATAAAGCTTTAGAATTTATGCAACAAATTGATTGTGCTGCTGTATATCAAAATGCGTCTACTCGATTTACAGACGGTGGACAAATGGGAGTTGGTGCAGAACTGGCAATTTCTACAGATAAATTGCATCACAGAGGACCCTTAGGACTAAAACAACTGGTCACCAACAAATATTATATTTGGGGTAATGGACAAATCAGAGAATAA
- the proB gene encoding glutamate 5-kinase, whose product MHSKRIVVKVGTNVMTNRNNRIVGPILKNLVRQIAYLYERDVITVLVSSGSAIAGKEVLGSCSSDDKSIRRQVYSSVGQPRMMRHYYTMFHDFGMRCGQVLATKRDFAPGKYRENMINCYEGLLKEGIVPIANEDDAVSLSMSMFSDNDELASLVSELVKADMLIMLTDIEGLYTGHPDHEDSKVLRHVRVHDNVEKYVQENEKGEGEGRGGMESKLKIAKMTASKNIPTFIANGKDENIIIDILEGREVGTKFTV is encoded by the coding sequence ATGCATTCAAAACGTATTGTTGTAAAAGTTGGAACCAATGTGATGACCAACAGAAACAATAGAATTGTAGGTCCAATTCTAAAAAACTTAGTGAGACAAATCGCTTATTTATATGAGCGTGATGTCATAACAGTTCTTGTGTCTTCTGGATCTGCCATAGCTGGAAAAGAAGTCTTAGGGTCATGTTCTTCAGACGATAAGTCTATTAGAAGACAAGTATATTCTTCTGTAGGACAACCTAGAATGATGAGACATTATTACACGATGTTTCATGATTTCGGGATGCGTTGTGGGCAAGTATTAGCCACTAAACGGGATTTTGCACCTGGGAAATATCGCGAAAATATGATCAATTGTTATGAAGGCCTTTTAAAAGAGGGCATCGTTCCAATTGCCAATGAAGATGATGCGGTATCCCTTTCTATGTCTATGTTTTCCGATAATGATGAGTTAGCCAGTTTAGTTTCAGAATTGGTTAAGGCAGACATGTTAATTATGCTTACTGATATCGAGGGCCTTTATACAGGTCATCCAGATCATGAGGATTCCAAAGTGTTAAGACATGTAAGAGTCCACGATAATGTTGAAAAATATGTTCAAGAAAATGAAAAAGGAGAAGGTGAAGGCCGAGGTGGTATGGAGTCCAAGCTAAAAATAGCTAAGATGACCGCAAGTAAAAATATTCCTACTTTCATAGCCAACGGAAAGGATGAGAATATCATTATAGATATATTAGAAGGTAGAGAAGTCGGTACTAAATTTACTGTTTAA
- a CDS encoding tetratricopeptide repeat protein gives MSKFLTICFLFLTFLVQAQQSQYSEDALGEYQDALHLYDQNQFAAAVKAFKQINRSLDSDQLKSNIKFYLANCAIKLGEPTADEQMEDFIKANPTSLKTNKAYLEVGNYYFQERDFLKANKWFSQVNTRSLSRDELNTYEFNYGYTSFKSKNYDQAEQLFNRVRNDKKYGAQAKYYIGFIAYEENEYESASELFDEARSEGIQGNNISYFQSDMNFKLGNFQKAIDLGMEKLPKSNTRERSQLNKIIGESYFNLKDYTSAIQYLKDYKGDRGKWNNTDYYQLGYAYYQTGQYELAIDEFSKILDGQDFVAQNAYYHLAKAYLKTDKKIQALNAFKNVTEMNFDDKLKEDAYLNYAKLSYEIGNTYQSVPEVLQAFIENYPTSQESDLIKDLLIDSYLTSKNYEKAISMLEGSREYKNKLALQKVTYYYGVELFRDNQLKAAKDYFNSSLAERLDPEFTAKATYWKAEVDYALGNYDMALIGYKEFKGMPMAKQLSEFYSTDYNIAYAYFKIKNYRSTISFFESFIAIERPSQRLHDAYVRLGDAQFALGQYWPAMEAYNSAIAMKNYNSDYAFFQKAYSYGFVDRNAQKIENLNLFVQSYPKSIYKDDALFELGNTYVAENEDQAAITTYQNILTNYKQSIYYPKALSKLALIYFNKGENQEALMRLKQLIKEYPNSQEALQAVQTARLIYIDLGQTDEYATWVRGLDFVEVADSDIEEATYEAAENKFLDNETDKAIEGFKKYLEEFPNGKNSLKSNFYLAQSLFNSDQRQASVPYYEEVINSRSSEFTEESLRRLAQIYLSEKNYDQAITSLNRLETEANFSQNVVFAQSNLMKAYYEIENFDRTVIYAELILSKDNIDEEVLSDAKIFIARASLEVGDEKRAETAYREVSTTATGKLKAEALYYDAYFKNKSQNYEASTLVIQDLTKNYSRYREFGVKGLLLMAKNFNALGDDYQATYILENIIKNFQSYPEIISESEELLKQIKSKAAETNSSIEVDKN, from the coding sequence ATGTCTAAGTTTTTAACCATTTGTTTTCTTTTCTTAACCTTTTTAGTCCAAGCTCAGCAATCTCAATATTCTGAGGATGCCCTTGGAGAGTATCAAGACGCCCTTCATTTATATGATCAAAATCAATTTGCTGCTGCAGTTAAGGCTTTTAAGCAAATAAATAGGTCCTTGGACAGTGATCAGTTAAAGTCTAATATTAAATTTTATCTAGCGAATTGCGCCATTAAACTAGGCGAACCAACTGCAGATGAGCAGATGGAAGACTTTATAAAGGCAAACCCTACAAGTTTAAAAACCAACAAGGCTTATCTTGAAGTTGGAAATTATTATTTCCAAGAGAGAGATTTTTTAAAAGCCAATAAATGGTTTAGCCAAGTGAATACTCGTTCCTTATCGAGGGATGAACTTAATACTTATGAGTTTAATTATGGGTATACAAGTTTCAAAAGTAAGAACTATGACCAAGCAGAGCAACTCTTTAATAGAGTTAGAAATGATAAAAAATATGGAGCTCAGGCCAAATACTATATAGGTTTTATAGCTTATGAAGAAAACGAATACGAGTCTGCTTCAGAATTATTTGATGAGGCTAGGAGTGAAGGTATTCAGGGAAATAACATATCTTATTTCCAAAGTGATATGAATTTTAAACTTGGTAATTTTCAAAAGGCGATTGATCTAGGTATGGAAAAGCTACCAAAATCCAATACTCGCGAACGCTCTCAACTCAATAAAATTATAGGAGAAAGTTATTTCAATTTAAAGGATTATACTAGTGCTATTCAATACTTAAAGGACTATAAAGGGGATAGAGGTAAGTGGAATAACACAGATTATTACCAACTTGGTTACGCTTATTATCAAACGGGACAGTATGAATTGGCTATTGATGAATTTTCTAAAATCTTAGATGGTCAAGATTTTGTAGCTCAAAATGCATATTACCATCTGGCTAAGGCTTACTTGAAAACCGATAAGAAAATTCAAGCGCTAAATGCTTTCAAAAATGTGACAGAAATGAACTTTGATGACAAGCTAAAGGAAGATGCTTATTTAAATTATGCAAAGTTGAGTTATGAAATTGGAAATACGTACCAATCTGTTCCTGAAGTGCTGCAGGCGTTTATTGAAAACTACCCAACGTCTCAAGAATCTGATCTAATTAAAGACTTATTGATCGATTCTTATTTAACGTCAAAAAATTACGAGAAAGCGATTTCTATGCTAGAAGGAAGTCGGGAGTATAAAAATAAATTGGCTTTACAAAAAGTAACCTATTATTATGGAGTTGAATTATTTAGAGATAACCAACTTAAAGCCGCTAAAGACTATTTCAATAGTTCCTTAGCTGAACGCTTAGATCCAGAGTTTACTGCGAAAGCTACGTATTGGAAGGCAGAAGTGGACTATGCCTTGGGAAACTATGATATGGCCTTGATTGGTTATAAAGAGTTTAAAGGGATGCCCATGGCAAAGCAATTGTCGGAGTTTTACTCTACAGACTACAATATTGCGTATGCATATTTTAAAATAAAAAATTATAGATCTACTATTTCTTTCTTTGAAAGCTTTATTGCTATTGAAAGGCCATCACAACGACTTCATGATGCCTATGTAAGATTAGGAGATGCACAATTTGCATTAGGACAATATTGGCCAGCAATGGAGGCCTATAATAGCGCTATTGCAATGAAGAATTACAATAGTGATTATGCTTTTTTTCAAAAGGCTTATAGCTATGGATTTGTGGATAGGAATGCACAAAAAATAGAAAATTTAAATCTATTTGTCCAGAGTTACCCGAAATCTATTTACAAGGATGATGCTCTATTTGAGCTTGGTAATACCTACGTAGCAGAAAATGAAGACCAAGCGGCAATTACAACTTATCAAAACATTTTAACCAATTACAAGCAAAGCATATATTACCCTAAAGCTTTGTCAAAACTGGCATTAATCTATTTCAACAAAGGAGAAAATCAAGAGGCTTTAATGAGGTTAAAACAGTTGATCAAGGAATACCCAAACTCTCAGGAGGCCCTCCAGGCTGTTCAAACTGCTAGGCTAATTTATATAGATCTTGGCCAAACAGACGAGTATGCTACTTGGGTAAGAGGCTTAGATTTTGTTGAAGTTGCAGATTCTGATATTGAAGAAGCCACTTACGAAGCTGCAGAGAATAAATTTCTAGATAATGAAACTGATAAAGCAATTGAAGGATTTAAAAAATACTTAGAAGAATTTCCTAATGGAAAAAACAGTTTGAAGTCCAATTTCTATCTCGCTCAATCTTTGTTTAACAGCGATCAACGCCAAGCATCTGTTCCTTACTACGAAGAAGTCATCAATAGCCGATCTAGTGAGTTTACAGAAGAATCCTTGAGGCGATTAGCTCAAATCTATTTATCTGAAAAGAACTATGATCAAGCGATTACCAGTTTAAATAGGTTAGAGACAGAAGCCAATTTTTCTCAAAATGTAGTGTTTGCTCAGTCCAATCTAATGAAAGCCTACTATGAAATTGAGAATTTTGATAGAACTGTCATTTATGCTGAATTGATCTTATCAAAAGACAATATAGACGAAGAGGTCCTTAGTGATGCAAAAATATTCATCGCTAGAGCTTCTTTGGAAGTTGGTGATGAAAAGAGAGCGGAAACTGCTTATAGAGAAGTGTCAACGACGGCCACAGGAAAACTAAAAGCTGAGGCTTTATATTATGATGCTTACTTTAAGAATAAGTCACAGAATTACGAAGCCTCTACACTCGTTATTCAGGATCTCACAAAAAATTATTCTAGATATAGAGAATTTGGAGTTAAAGGACTTTTATTGATGGCTAAAAATTTTAATGCTTTAGGGGATGACTATCAGGCCACTTATATTTTAGAAAATATTATTAAAAACTTTCAGTCATACCCTGAAATTATTTCTGAATCTGAAGAATTACTAAAACAAATCAAGAGTAAAGCTGCAGAAACCAATTCGTCTATTGAGGTCGATAAAAATTAA
- a CDS encoding M3 family metallopeptidase: MKPLKLTAIALLMTCFACNTEDKSKDNMMADNTLLKKWEGPYEGVPDFDAMNLKDLEPAMDAAIEEHLKEIDEIANVKETATFENTIKAMERSGKTVDRVYTYYGIWSSNLSSEEFRDIQQKLSPKLSDYQSEIRQNEKLFNRIKSVYESSQKNPLEPQAQRVVDLVYKSFEMNGANLDDEGKTRYAEINKELAKIYTDFSNNILHDEENYVTFLNKNQLSGLSDSFIKSAKKTAEEQGKPDQYAIVNSRSSMDPFLTYSDERKLRKQVWENYYSRGDNNDEYDNNALIKEILKLRDERVKLLGYDNFAEWRLQDRMAKNPENAMDLLMAVWPSAIARVEEEVEDMQKVAEQEGADFEIEAWDYRYYAEKVRQEKYDLDSEEVKEYLVLENLTDAIFYVAGRLFDFEFSEITDVSVPLFHEDVKVFEVTEKSNGEHVGVFYLDPYARKGKRSGAWATTYRSYTNFDGETNVLASNNSNFVQAAEGEPILVSWDDAETFFHEFGHALHFLSADVKYPTLNGGVRDYTEFQSQLLERWIYTDEVINNFLKHYKTGKPMPAELIAKIKNASKFNQGFATTEFLASAIMDMKYHTTDPKTINPKTFEKETLDQLNMPDELVMRHRSPQFGHVFSGEGYATGYYGYLWADVLTSDAAEAFAEAEGGFYDETLSKNLVDFLFAPRNAIDPAEAYRRFRGRDAEIDALMRDRGFPVPKK, encoded by the coding sequence ATGAAACCTCTTAAACTCACTGCAATCGCCTTACTTATGACATGTTTTGCTTGCAACACTGAAGATAAATCAAAAGACAATATGATGGCAGATAATACTTTACTAAAGAAATGGGAAGGTCCGTACGAAGGTGTACCAGATTTTGATGCTATGAACCTAAAAGATCTTGAGCCTGCTATGGATGCTGCTATAGAAGAACACCTTAAGGAGATTGATGAGATCGCTAATGTTAAGGAGACCGCTACGTTTGAAAACACCATTAAAGCTATGGAACGTTCTGGTAAAACTGTAGATAGAGTCTATACCTATTACGGGATCTGGAGCAGTAATTTATCTTCTGAAGAATTTAGAGATATCCAACAGAAATTATCTCCAAAATTATCGGATTATCAATCTGAAATTCGTCAAAATGAAAAACTTTTCAATAGGATTAAGTCGGTTTATGAGTCTAGTCAAAAAAATCCTTTAGAGCCCCAAGCTCAAAGAGTTGTAGATTTAGTCTATAAATCTTTTGAGATGAATGGCGCCAATTTAGATGACGAAGGAAAAACACGTTATGCTGAAATCAATAAAGAATTAGCCAAGATTTATACCGATTTTTCAAACAACATACTTCATGATGAAGAAAACTATGTCACCTTTCTCAATAAAAATCAACTAAGTGGTTTATCGGACTCCTTCATTAAATCTGCTAAAAAAACAGCCGAAGAACAGGGGAAACCAGATCAATATGCCATTGTAAACTCAAGATCCTCTATGGATCCTTTTCTCACTTACTCGGATGAAAGAAAACTCAGAAAACAAGTTTGGGAAAATTATTATTCTAGAGGAGATAATAATGATGAATACGATAACAATGCTCTCATCAAAGAAATTCTGAAATTGAGAGACGAACGGGTCAAATTATTGGGCTACGATAACTTTGCAGAGTGGAGACTTCAAGACAGAATGGCTAAAAATCCTGAAAATGCGATGGATTTATTAATGGCAGTTTGGCCATCGGCCATTGCTAGAGTTGAAGAAGAAGTAGAAGATATGCAAAAGGTCGCCGAGCAAGAAGGAGCAGATTTTGAAATTGAAGCATGGGATTACAGGTATTATGCTGAAAAAGTTAGGCAAGAAAAATATGATTTAGATTCGGAGGAGGTAAAGGAATATTTAGTCTTAGAAAATCTAACAGATGCTATTTTTTATGTAGCTGGAAGACTTTTTGATTTTGAATTTTCTGAAATTACAGACGTTAGCGTTCCCCTATTTCATGAGGATGTTAAGGTTTTTGAAGTTACTGAAAAATCTAACGGAGAGCATGTTGGTGTGTTCTACCTAGACCCTTATGCTCGAAAAGGCAAACGGTCTGGGGCTTGGGCTACTACCTATAGATCTTACACAAATTTTGATGGAGAGACAAATGTTTTAGCGTCCAATAACTCCAACTTTGTGCAAGCAGCAGAAGGTGAACCAATTCTAGTATCTTGGGATGATGCAGAAACTTTTTTTCATGAATTTGGACATGCTCTACACTTTTTGAGTGCAGATGTAAAATACCCAACATTAAATGGAGGCGTAAGAGATTATACAGAATTTCAATCTCAACTTTTGGAACGTTGGATTTATACCGATGAAGTTATCAATAACTTTCTAAAACATTATAAAACTGGCAAGCCTATGCCGGCAGAACTTATAGCCAAGATTAAAAATGCTTCTAAATTCAACCAAGGTTTTGCAACCACAGAGTTTTTAGCATCAGCCATCATGGATATGAAATATCACACAACAGATCCTAAAACTATAAATCCAAAAACCTTTGAAAAGGAAACCTTAGACCAATTAAACATGCCAGATGAGCTTGTGATGCGTCATCGCTCACCACAATTTGGTCATGTGTTTTCTGGCGAAGGCTATGCTACAGGATATTATGGATATCTATGGGCAGATGTACTTACCTCGGATGCTGCAGAAGCTTTTGCGGAAGCTGAAGGTGGTTTTTATGATGAAACGCTGTCAAAAAACCTAGTGGACTTTCTATTTGCGCCCCGAAATGCTATAGATCCAGCCGAAGCGTATCGACGATTTAGAGGAAGAGATGCAGAAATTGACGCCTTGATGCGAGACCGAGGTTTCCCAGTCCCAAAAAAATAA
- a CDS encoding glycosyltransferase family A protein, translating to MLSILIRSFDNPLIDIVSVLYTECQFLDIEFEILISDDDSNGKNLDHHKLSQFPMVTYWRNKKNLGRSNNLNKLIRKSKFNSALLMDADVIPLKTDFIKLYMEALNTKCVVAYGGLAYEKNPPETSELLRWVYGHKEEAKPASLRQSRYPYNILVSNLLIKKSEFEQPIFNTELKTYGYEDLVFSEFLREHQIDVLQIENPVIHKGLETSMVFLQKTETALDNLVSLIQKGTLSQEATSLSTLYFKLRRYKLNSVIYKFLNAIERALKTNLVSKKPSLIYFKLYKLYHFSKSYQKQ from the coding sequence ATGCTTTCTATACTTATCAGGTCTTTTGATAATCCATTGATTGATATTGTGTCTGTTTTATATACAGAATGTCAATTTTTGGATATTGAATTTGAAATTCTTATTTCTGATGATGACTCTAATGGCAAAAATTTAGACCACCATAAGCTTAGTCAATTTCCGATGGTAACCTATTGGAGAAACAAAAAAAACCTAGGGCGCTCCAACAATTTGAATAAATTGATACGTAAATCTAAATTCAACAGTGCATTACTCATGGATGCGGATGTAATTCCATTAAAAACTGATTTTATCAAGCTATACATGGAAGCCTTGAACACAAAGTGTGTTGTCGCCTATGGTGGACTTGCTTACGAAAAAAATCCTCCAGAAACTTCTGAACTATTAAGGTGGGTTTATGGCCACAAAGAAGAAGCAAAGCCAGCAAGCTTAAGACAATCTCGATATCCTTATAACATCTTAGTCTCTAACCTACTCATTAAAAAATCTGAATTTGAACAGCCCATTTTTAATACTGAATTAAAAACTTACGGGTATGAAGATTTGGTTTTCTCTGAGTTTTTGAGAGAACACCAAATTGATGTACTGCAAATTGAAAATCCAGTTATCCATAAAGGTCTTGAAACCTCTATGGTGTTTCTTCAAAAAACTGAAACAGCCTTAGACAATTTGGTCAGTTTAATTCAAAAAGGAACTTTAAGTCAGGAAGCCACAAGCCTTTCGACCTTATATTTTAAACTTAGAAGATACAAACTTAATAGTGTTATTTATAAATTTCTGAACGCTATTGAAAGAGCACTTAAGACTAATTTAGTATCTAAGAAACCGAGTTTAATTTATTTTAAACTTTATAAGCTTTACCATTTTTCAAAATCATATCAAAAACAATGA
- a CDS encoding sigma-70 family RNA polymerase sigma factor — protein sequence MRQLKITKQVTNRETASLDKYLQEIGKVDLITAEEEVELAQKIKAGDDLALEKLTKANLRFVVSVSKQYQNQGLTLPDLINEGNLGLIKAAKRFDETRGFKFISYAVWWIRQSILSALAEQSRVVRLPLNKIGSINKINKTFAILEQRHQRPPSPDEIAKELEMTVNDVKESLKNSGRHLSMDAPLIEGEDSNLYDVLKFGESPNPENDLLHESLQTEIERALETLTTREADVIRLYFGLGNQQPMTLEEIGETFGLTRERVRQIKEKGVRRLKHTSRSTILKTYLG from the coding sequence ATGAGACAACTTAAAATTACCAAACAGGTTACCAACAGAGAAACTGCATCCCTAGACAAGTATCTTCAAGAAATTGGAAAAGTAGACTTGATTACGGCGGAAGAGGAAGTTGAGCTTGCACAAAAAATTAAAGCTGGAGATGATTTAGCTTTAGAGAAATTGACCAAGGCCAATTTAAGATTTGTGGTATCTGTATCAAAGCAGTATCAAAATCAGGGTCTTACCCTACCCGATCTTATTAATGAAGGAAATTTAGGGCTCATTAAAGCTGCAAAGCGCTTTGATGAAACAAGGGGTTTCAAATTTATTTCCTATGCGGTGTGGTGGATTAGACAATCCATCCTTTCAGCTTTAGCTGAGCAATCCCGTGTAGTAAGATTACCTTTAAACAAAATTGGTTCTATTAACAAAATCAATAAGACTTTTGCCATTCTAGAGCAACGCCATCAACGACCACCAAGTCCAGATGAAATTGCAAAAGAATTGGAAATGACCGTTAATGACGTTAAAGAGTCTTTAAAAAATTCTGGCCGTCACTTATCTATGGATGCTCCGTTGATTGAAGGTGAAGACTCCAATCTATATGATGTTTTAAAATTTGGAGAATCTCCAAATCCAGAAAACGATTTGCTACATGAATCGCTTCAAACAGAAATAGAAAGAGCTCTAGAAACATTAACCACACGTGAGGCTGATGTAATCCGCCTTTACTTTGGATTAGGAAATCAACAACCTATGACTTTGGAAGAAATTGGAGAGACTTTTGGACTTACTAGAGAAAGAGTAAGACAGATTAAGGAAAAAGGGGTTAGACGTTTAAAACACACCTCTAGAAGCACTATACTCAAAACATACCTAGGATAG